A window from Triticum aestivum cultivar Chinese Spring chromosome 6D, IWGSC CS RefSeq v2.1, whole genome shotgun sequence encodes these proteins:
- the LOC123140958 gene encoding potassium transporter 19-like translates to MSVEAAEGAETMARRDSLYRDAEKVSGDRRHGSGVSWRQTVLLAFQSIGVVYGDLGTSPLYTYSGTFPNGIRHPDDLLGVLSLILYTLILLPLLKYVFIVLYANDNGDGGTFALYSLISRYAKTRMIPNQQAEDASVSNYSIQEPSSQTRRAQWVKQRLDSSKAAKIALFTITILGTSMVMGDGTLTPAISVLSAVSGIREKAPDLTQSQVVWISVAILFLLFSVQRFGTDKVGYSFAPIISVWFVLIASIGVYNLAAHDATVLRALNPMYIVDYFRRNGKEAWLSLGGVVLCTTGTEAMFADLGHFNIRAIQLSFSFIIFPSVALCYMGQASYLHKFPQDVADTFYKSIPAAMFWPTFIVAILAAIIASQAMLSGAFAILSKALSLGCFPRVEVVHTSKKYAGQVYIPEVNFLIGAASIIVTLAFQTTTNIGNAYGICVVMVFSITTHLMTVVMLLVWKKNIAFIAAFYVIFGATELLYLSSILSKFAEGGYLPFCFSLVLMALMATWHYVHVSRYWYELDHVVPATELTALLGHPDVRRVPGVGLLYSELVQGIPPVFPRLVDKMPSVHTVFVFMSIKNLPIPRVAAPERFIFRRVGLAEHRMFRCVARYGYTDQIEGAKDFSASLLDGLKLFIYEEAAFSCQQTDDDGGCALRAAKAAAEEEQRFIDAELERGVVYLTGEADVVAAPGSSVMKRIVVNYVYTFLRRNLSESHKALAIPKDQLLKVGITYEI, encoded by the exons ATGTCGGTGGAAGCCGCCGAGGGCGCGGAGACGATGGCGCGCCGCGACTCGCTCTACAGGGACGCGGAGAAGGTCTCCGGCGACAGGCGCCACGGCTCCGGG gtAAGCTGGAGGCAGACGGTGCTGCTGGCGTTCCAGAGCATCGGCGTGGTGTACGGCGACCTCGGGACGTCGCCGCTCTACACCTACTCGGGCACCTTCCCGAACGGCATCCGGCACCCGGACGACCTCCTCGGCGTCCTCTCCCTCATCCTCTACACCCTCATCCTCCTGCCCCTGCTCAAGTACGTCTTCATCGTCCTCTATGCCAACGACAACGGCGACG GGGGCACGTTCGCGCTCTATTCGCTCATCTCGCGGTACGCCAAGACCAGGATGATCCCCAACCAACAGGCCGAGGACGCGTCCGTGTCCAACTACAGCATCCAGGAGCCCAGCTCGCAGACCAGGAGGGCGCAGTGGGTGAAGCAGAGGCTCGACTCCAGCAAGGCCGCCAAGATCGCCCTCTTCACAATTACCATCCTCGGCACCTCCATGGTCATGGGCGACGGCACCCTCACACCGGCAATCTCTG TGCTCTCTGCGGTGAGCGGGATCAGGGAGAAGGCGCCCGACTTGACCCAAT CGCAAGTGGTGTGGATCTCAGTTGCCATCCTCTTCCTGCTCTTCTCGGTGCAGCGCTTCGGCACGGACAAGGTTGGCTACTCCTTCGCGCCCATCATCTCGGTGTGGTTCGTCCTCATCGCCAGCATCGGGGTGTACAACCTCGCCGCCCACGACGCCACCGTGCTCAGGGCCCTCAACCCCATGTACATTGTGGACTACTTCCGAAGGAACGGCAAGGAGGCGTGGCTCTCTCTCGGGGGCGTCGTCCTCTGCACCACAG GCACGGAGGCCATGTTTGCTGACCTTGGTCATTTCAACATCAGGGCCATTCAG CTGAGCTTCAGCTTCATCATCTTCCCCTCCGTGGCGCTGTGCTACATGGGTCAGGCATCCTACCTACACAAATTCCCACAAGACGTCGCCGACACATTCTACAAATCTATCCCAG CGGCGATGTTCTGGCCGACGTTCATCGTGGCCATCTTGGCGGCCATCATCGCCAGCCAGGCCATGCTGTCCGGCGCGTTCGCCATCCTGTCCAAAGCCCTCTCCCTCGGCTGCTTCCCGAGGGTGGAGGTGGTGCACACCTCCAAGAAGTACGCCGGGCAGGTGTACATCCCGGAGGTGAACTTCCTCATCGGCGCCGCCAGCATCATCGTCACGCTCGCCTTCCAGACCACCACCAACATCGGCAACGCCTACGGGATATGCGTCGTGATGGTCTTCTCCATCACGACCCACCTCATGACGGTGGTGATGCTGCTTGTGTGGAAGAAGAACATCGCTTTCATCGCCGCCTTCTACGTCATCTTCGGGGCCACCGAGCTGCTCTACCTGTCCTCCATCCTCTCCAAGTTCGCCGAGGGAGGGTACCTGCCCTTCTGCTTCTCGCTGGTGCTCATGGCGCTCATGGCCACCTGGCACTACGTCCACGTCAGCCGCTACTGGTACGAGCTCGACCACGTCGTGCCGGCGACCGAGCTCACAGCGCTCTTGGGTCACCCCGACGTGCGGCGGGTGCCCGGCGTGGGCTTGCTCTACTCGGAGCTCGTCCAGGGCATCCCTCCTGTGTTCCCACGCCTCGTCGACAAGATGCCGTCGGTGCACACCGTCTTCGTCTTCATGTCCATCAAGAACCTCCCCATCCCGCGGGTGGCCGCCCCCGAGCGCTTCATCTTCCGAAGGGTCGGCCTCGCCGAGCACCGCATGTTCCGCTGCGTGGCGCGCTACGGCTACACCGACCAGATCGAGGGCGCCAAGGATTTCTCCGCTTCTCTCCTTGACGGCCTCAAGCTGTTCATCTATGAGGAGGCCGCCTTCTCCTGCCAGCAAACCGACGACGACGGCGGCTGCGCCCTGCGGGCAGCGaaggcggccgcggaggaggagcagCGGTTCATCGACGCAGAGTTGGAACGCGGCGTGGTGTACCTGACGGGCGAGGCGGACGTGGTGGCTGCGCCGGGGTCATCGGTGATGAAGAGGATCGTGGTGAACTACGTGTACACCTTCCTGAGGAGGAACCTCAGCGAGAGCCACAAAGCGCTCGCCATTCCCAAGGACCAGCTGCTCAAGGTCGGGATAACCTATGAGATATAG